AAAGAAATATTCATTTGGCTGATTGTTTGACAGTTGGGCAGATTTTAGCAATCACAGTGGGATTCATTCAAATGGATGCAGAGGAGAAGAAAACATCTTTCAATCGAAGATCGTATTTTAGATAGTTTGTTAACTGGCTTCTAGACCTTGGTTCTTTGGATCCTGTGATTGATGGTGCTAACTTTCAGGTCTGGACCTCTGGGGTCCCTTGCTCCTTTGGTTTGTCATTTTTGCCTCTATCACTAATGTTGGTTTCTATGTCGCAGATATTGACATCATTTGCAAATGCATTTCATGCTTTGCAGCCCCCTAAGGTTCCTACGTTCAGGTTGGCATCAGTTATACTTATTACTATTCCATCATTGGTAGGAAATGAAACGAGTTGTTATGATAAGAAAATTGTTGCTTGTACGGTTGTAGTGGTATATTATATGTTCTTTTTGTCTGTGATTATGAACTTCTAGGCTGTTACTAATTTTGACTGGACAACACTTTtggaattttatttaatgtttatTTGGTTCTGTGATTATGAACTTCTAGGGTGTTACTAGTTTTGACTGGATGACACTTTTGGAACTTTATTTAATTGGGGATTGGCTCCGAGTTAAGTTTGGACTGTCCCTTGTAACTAGTCCATGGGTGTCTCTTCTTGATCCATATTTTGAAATCGCAAAACTTTGTTACTTACTCTTTCTCCCTCAATTTTGCCTCTTGCTTATCGCTTTTTCTATTCTCTCCGTTCTTTCTTCTATTATTTGTGTAATCACATTCTTGTATGTAAACATTTTAGTTTAGTGTCGGTGTACACAAGTCAAATATGAGGATATGTGTAAGACTAGACTTTGATCTTAATATTCCTTGGAACTGTGCATTTCGATTCTGAGAAAATCCTTTATCAGCTTTGCATGGCTTGAGTTGGTGAGTCATAGGAGTTTCAAGCCAAAAATGCTTGCTGGAAATGGTCAGAAGGTTTGGCCCTATATCCAACGTTTGCTGGTACATTTGTTTCAATTCATGGAGCCATTTTTGAGGAATGCTGAACTTGGAGTTCCAGTCTGCCTCTTTTCTCTTCTGGATTTCATTGTTTGCAGCAGtatttcttctgtttttttttgttttttgtaatcaAATCAATCGGTAATTGAGCTGATGTTGAAGGAATTACAAAGATGAGTTTCACACAGAAATGGAGTTCATAGCTCCATGAACCTTTTTGGATTCGATCCCCAAAACTCGGCAACAGACAAGGCATTATAGCCATTGCAAACCCACCAAAGCACCGTGACTATGATCACGTGCGAAACACATGCATTCATTTAACTCTTTAACAAACTAGACACGTGTCAATTTATACACCATTAAGATATTATAATCTTGACCGTTCATTACAAGTTTATAACCTTCAACTATAAACATACACTTAGCTAAAATTcgaacttcttcttcttcttcaacatAGCTGCATCAGTGGCTTGATCCAGCTGCCATGCTTATGCTCCAATAACACTTAGGGTGCTGCTAGTGCTACTTCATGATTTCCCGGAGTTCCTTTGTGATTATCATTTTACTTTCTGTGATGTAATCCCTCCAAGCTGCATTCAAATGCGAAATATCATCCTCAATGCATTTCCCCGTAATATGAGGCTACCAGATCCATCTACTCCCAACTTAAAGGTGGCTGACAATCTTgcatatttattttgtatttgtaaCATTGTTGGGTTATAAAAACTGATCTGGTGGGGACTGGTTTGTCTCTGCATATATGCAGATTGATTTGCTTGCTGAAATCAGCCAGTCTCCATTTATTCTTTCTGAGGTTGATGCAGCTCTAAAAGCAAAGCAGATGAAAGCTGATGTGGATGAGTATCTCAAGATATGCTGACTTTTGGCCAGTAATCTTTTACTATTTCGTTCGTCTAATTTGTTTTGACATTAAATAATCCTTTACTATTTGGATTGGACTTTCTATTCTCTtacatggatttttttttttttatcttctataaatatttcataactccgccgtgtaagtttatcttacattgccggtcccaagcccggataaaagaggagggggagggcgtcaggtagtcgacagccggcactccatgattacgtcgaatccttatgaataTGAATCTTCTATAAATATTTCATCATGCGAATTGTTTCAAAATACTTTACAGACAAGGCAACAGGGTTCTTCATTTCTGACTGAACTGAAGCAAAAGTTGCTCCTTTTACCAATCGAAGCTGCCTCGGCTGGTACTCGTTACAATGTACCCCTGATCAACTCCCTTGTGCTTTATGTTGGGATGCAGGTACTTGTTCTTATGCTGGATTGTGCTACGAAATCCAACTGTTTTAATGCTTTTCTGTTTAAAATCAGTCCCTGTTATGTAGTATTAAAACTTATGAATCCGAAATCGAAAGACCTTCATGACTATATCTATCTAGAGATGGTCTTGACTTGAGGACAGCGGACCGTCGGGTACTTATATTTTGGGTTGATTTTACAGGCTATCCAGCAGCTTCAGGCTAGAACGCCTCATGCGCAATCTACCCAAACTGTTCCATTGATTGTCTATTTGGTGGGTGCTGCTTTGGATATTTTTCAGACTCTGATAGTGGACCTAGATACTGAAGGGCGCTACCCTTTCCTAAATGCGATCGCGAACCAACTGCATTATCCAAACATCCATACCCATTACTTTTTCTTCATTGTTTTGTACTTGTTTGCTGAATCAACCAGGTGAGACAACTGAGATGCTTCATATTTGCTCTATGATAGTCATCTGTtctttttattgaaaaatttatGGGGACGTCCCCTAATGCATGTTCTTAGATTGTTTTCATATAAATTACGATTGAGCTGCATCTTGCAACTATTGACGTTATTTTTTACTTTAGCATGAAATTATgcaggagccttgtgcactgggtacgacctttttatgaAATTATGCAGGAGCAAATCACAAGGGTATTGCTGGAGCGTCTGATTGTTAACCAGCCTCATCTATGGGGTCTTCTGATTATCTTCATTGAGCTTATCATGGTCCCGACTCTTTCAACCTCTCAGACATCTATCCTCTTTGCGCTTCGCTTGCTCTATCAATCCGCCCGCTGGCAGGTAGGGGCTTATCTATGTGATTCGCTACGCTTGCTTGCACATATCGACGAACTCAAATGGTATTTGTCCCGTGGACACACAAGCTAGCAAACCCCTAAGATTTCCTTTTCACCTTCCCATTATTACTTCTGTAGATTTCCCGGTAATAGGGAGATGTGCGAGAACTCTTACCCATATCTTATAGATGAATTTTGTTAGtttctaattttaattttatttacgTTTGTGAccattattaaattttaatgattttttttttataatttattttttaattattgaaatttgaatcAAAACCGCAAAATCTTCAATGggtttttgatttttgagaggTATCTGAAATGGGGTTCTCTTCCATCCTGTAGAACCCACTCAATTTTAGAATGCCTGAGTCCTACGATTTTGTGATAATCTTCCATGGTAAAtgagttttgtttgttttgggtgAGTCTCAATTGCCCAGTGCATATGGTTTGCTTCAATTTTCATCTTCTTCTGGATTTCTGTGCAATTTTTTTGAAGCCcaaatgattcaaattcaaatttatgTATAAATTGGTAAGTGTGGGTGTCGACACCCAATTAGTTGCAAGCTTTCAGTCTGAAAAGGCTAAAGCATCTTTCTGTTTTACTACACAATTGCTTATTTTCACCAAATTTGcagtttcttctctctctctctctctctctctctatctctcctcAGCTGCATCGATGACAAGAAGTACAGAGGGATGCATTTGGCTCCCACTTTTGAGGTTCCTGCCATGAGCAGGCACCCTTAATTGAGGATGAAAAGGTGTTTCCTGCTCAAGGACTGTTACCActtcaatattttgtttttgtatgagatgtttgtgtgtgtgtctgGTCTATTAGAAATTAATTACCTTCTAGTTAGTTTTCATCCCCTGATCCTCTTCTTGGCTGGATCTCTGGTCTTTTGCAGCTTCCCACACCATTATCTAATATTGCAACTCACGTGGTTATCAACCCGAAACTCAGTGCTTTTGGATTGCACTTGCATTTTCAGAGATTCTTTGATAGTCCTTCCTTGCATAATGTGTGAGCCAGTTCTTTGTCAGTCCTTCCTTACATAATTTGTGGGGCTGTTTGGTGTTGGCAGTTTTTTGGAACATTTGGTTGGAGCGTAATAGAAGAGTTTATGAGGATTATAATGGAGTGGGGCTAGAAGAACTATGGGGTACAGTAAGATACTGGTCAGCCCTCTGGGCATCAGTTTATGAGTTCAGGGATTATTCTCTCTCATATAGTATGGGATATGTTAGCAGCCGTAAAAtgattttggttcagttttagTTACTTGTAAATAGATCTACTTGAGAGGTCTTAGCTAGTTTTGCTAGATGGTGAATTTCTTATCCACTGTTTTGTAATTCATGTTATtatagtcgacagccggcactccatgatcacgtcgaatccttatgaaaatgaatccagaacaaaatcgcgctaaagctagggcgtcacccgtaagtggcgcgctgtgtggcccgagcacagtgataagtgagcaagggtcgctgtatctccatcggcacccggatgcagtgttaaatgagcaagggggccatagaaacttcttttcgaacgactccactcaaagttgtttgggagcatatgctcctatcaactttacccgggacacacaaaagaagtactttgatcctattagacgggggagggtgaagaagctaggacagaagggtagagttcaagagagcaaaatgcgtttaggaacgtggaatataggaaccttaacgggaaaatctatggaagtagtggaagttatggtgaggagaaggataaatattatgtgcctacaagaaactaagtgggttggtagtaaggcaaatgatctagaaaactcagggtttaaactttggtattcgggcacaaatagaacgagaaacggtgttggcatcatcgtggacaagaccttggtacaagatgttgtagatgtcaagagggtaggagatagaatcatggcaatcaagattgtaataggacaagaacttatcaatgtgattagtgcgtacgcacctcaagtagggttggatacgagttcgaaggagaaattttgggaagatcttggagacttggtgcaaggaattgctcagacggagaagttatttataggaggagatttaaatggacacgtgggcagggagacaggcaactatggaggttttcatggtggccatggttttggggagagaaacgaggatggggaagctatcttggattttgcaatggcatatgatctcttcttagccaacaccttctttaagaagagagaagaacatgtgatcacctacaagagtgggtcgtcaaaaacacaaatagattttcttctaatgaggaaaggggatcgtataacttgtaaggattgcaaagttataccaggagagagcgtggctaatcaacatcgcttgttggtgatggatgtacatatcaaaagagtaagacaaaagaacaagacttggaagtgcccaaggactagatggtggaatctaagagaagaaaaacaagccattttcaaagagaaggtaatcacccaatgtgtgtgggatagagagggggaagctagccaaatgtgggattccatggctagttgtatccgaaaagtagcaaaagaggtattaggagagtccaagggctttgccccacaccaaaaggaatcttggtggtggaatgaggaggtacaaacaaaggtgaaggttaagaaggaatgttgtaaagccttatacaaggagaggaccgatgaaaatggtgaaaggtatagaaaagcgaagcaagaggcgaagaaagctgtcagagaagctaagttagcggcttacgacgatatgtataaacgactagataccaaagaaggagagttggatatctataaactatctagagcaagggaaaagaagacaagggacctaaaccaagtgaggtgcatcaaggatgaggatggaaaggttcttgctacagagaacgcggttaaagacagatggagaggttattttcataatcttttcaatgaaggacatgaaatgagtgcttctttaggggagttgagtaactcagaagagtgtagaaactactctttttatcgtcgaatccggaaggaagaagtggttgtagctttgaagaagatgaagcataaaaaagcaataggcccagacgatataccaatcgaagtgtggaaacttttgggagagacaggtataacatggctcactgaccttttcaataggattttgaaaacgaagaagatgccaaatgagtggcgaacgagcactttggtgcctatttacaagaataagggcgacgtacaaaattgcatgaactataggggtattaagctaatgagccatacaatgaagctctgggagagagtcattgagcatagattgaggcaagagacacatgtttcggacaaccaattcgggttcatgccagggcgctcaaccatggaggcaatctatctcttacgaagattgatggaaagatatagagatgggaaaaaggatttacacatggtctttatagatttggaaaaagcgtatgatagggtcccaagagacattctttggaggattttagagaagaaaggagtacgagtagcatatatccaagctataaaggatatgtatgaaggagcaaagactgccgtaagaactcatgaaggacaaaccgaaagctttcccataactgtaggattacatcaaggctcatccttaagtccttacctttttgcgttggtaatggatgagttaacaggacatattcaagatgatattccttggtgtatgcttttcgcagacgatatagtgttgatagatgaaactcaggaaggggtaaatgcaaagcttaacctttggagagaagtgttggaatctaaaggtcttcgcctaagccgatcaaagacagaatatatggagtgcaagttcagtgcaaatggaggccaaaacgagttaggggtgaggatcggagatcaagaaataccaaagagcgaccgttttcgttacctaggatctatcttgcaaaagaacggagaattagatggagatctcaaccatagaatacaagctggatggatgaagtggaagagtgcatccggcgtgttgtgtgaccgccgtatgccactgaagctcaagggaaaattttataggacggcaataaggccggcgatgctgtatggcacagaatgttgggcggtgaaacatcaacacgtacacaaaatgggtgtagcggagatgaggatgcttcgttggatgtgtgggcacacgagaaaggataagattaggaatgaggatatccggggtaaagtaggagtagccgaaattgaaggaaagatgagagaaaatcggttacggtggtttggacatgtgcaaagaaggcctactgacgctccgattagaagatgcgactatgggacagaggttcagggccgaaggggtagaggaagacctaggaaaactttggaagagactctaagaaaagacttagagtacttggatctaacgaaggacatgacacaagatcgagcacaatggcgttctaagattcatatagccgatcccactcagtgacttggactttccaagtctccaaccgagaagttttcctcactcgggaaattaagggaacactaccctaacctacatgctccactcagaaagcttcaacatacaagcttcaacaaaagaaaattcaaagaacttagcgaagaaggctttggtgtatttaacacaatacgttgaaatgaaggaaagcttatttattgatatccccgataagctacaaatatgtacatatacatgagtcaaaataaacacacaagagggagccttcacaaaggttgcttaggagaagtctcagcagtcggtagagccccagaaagagaaggcaccggagggggatcatttggagcctcagtactggacagaaccctagaaggaggaggcatcagaggttgatcatttggagctttattacgcggtacagccccagaagacgaaggcaataaatgcctttggaacaaacccacaaatctctgatgatcaagtaaaacctgaccatcagtttccttcatctggtcaagcttcctcttcatgtttgtagcatagtcatgtgcgagccggtgcaactgtttattctcatgcttgagccctctaatctcctgtttgagactcatcacttcagccgccaatgattcaacttggcgggttcgagcaaataggcgttgagccatattagacacagaacctgcacactgaacactgagagccagcgaatccttaacagctaactcatcagaccgtttggaaagtagtctgttatctttgggagtgagaaggttcctggccaccaccgcagcggtcatatcattcttcatcacggaatccccaacggtaagaggaccagttggggagacgaaggatggacgccatatgttgtctggagaaggcggggctgcctcttcaacaaggttcaagtcaaaacgacggtcggaggggccagacattttcaaaggtgttgaagagagaagaggtcggacaaatcaagatcttagaagtgcaagaatgaagcttctactggtggagattcaagtgtgctttggaacttaatgccagcccctataaaaatctgcactcgacggagcttcagaaatcgaagaggcgcctgctcagaaatcgaagaggcgtttgctttctgaaaagttgggctgcttagagatcacgagggttgatctcagaaatcgaagaggcgtttgctttctcaaaagttgggctgctcaaagaccacgaaggccgatctcagaaatcgaagaggcgctcgctttctcaaaagctgggctccccagagaccacgagggccgatctcagaaatcgaagaggcacctacttttccagccttgtcagcacctgtcacacgcacactcagctttgcggaaattatgggcattctgtcaaagacttctggggaagtagtctcacacgcaacaatagctcatgggtaccacagataactttgccaaagttctctgccaaagttgagcacgtgaagcttgcagctcccactacaccgctctgaccaagaagggtaaaagaatagcaaagaaacagcactaacaaagtttagacccataaattttgaaggtctagctaccatattattacccacaagggtaaaggaacagtaccactgttggataattggaaagtccctgtgtgtcaacctctgtgcttcgtggcaaggtagactagcaaacatgcccaacctttactcacattcgagaaaacactcccaacaagattgcttgctccaaaatcgaagaggcaccgccctccgaatctcgagagccactctcccaacatgattactttctcaaaaatcgaagagacactgctccccgaatctcgagagccagacccccagcatgattgctttctcaaaaatcgatgaggcatcgttctccgaatcaattgaagaggcgctcgctttctcaaaagctgggctgctcagagaccacgagggccgatctcagaaatcgaagaggcacctacttttctagccttgtcagcacctgtcacacgcacactcagctttgcagaaattatgggcattttgtcgaagacttctggtgaagtagaaagcacatgaatcttactgttcaatcacccacttcccacacgcaacaataactcatgggtaccatagataactttgccaaagttctctgccaaagttgagcacgtgaagcttgcagctcccactacatcgttctgaccaagaaaggtaaaagaatagcaaagaaacagcactaacaaagtttagacacataaattttgaaggtctagctaccatattattacccacaagggtaaaggaacagtacggataattggaaagtccctgtgtgtcaacctctgtgcttcgtggcaaggtagactagcaaacatgcccaacctttactcacattcgagaaaacactccaacaagattgcttgctccaaaatcgaagaggcaccgtcctccgaatctcgagagccagactcccaacatgactactttctcaaaatcgaagagagggtaaaggaacagtaccattgctggataattgggaagtccctgtgtgtcaacctttgtgcttcgtggcaaggtagactagcaaacatgtccaacctttactcacattcgagacaacactcccaacaagattgcttgctccaaaatcgaagaggcactgccctccgaatcttgagagccagactcccaacatgattacttcctcaaaaatcgaagagacactgctctccgaatctcgagagtcagacccccatcatgattgctttctcaaaaatcgaagaggcatcgttctccgaatctcgagagccagataccacagaccactttttcaaagtgctctgacagagttaaaacatgtgaaactggcagctcccactaccgtgctatgaccaagcagggtaaaggaatagcattactacttgttgttagggagactcctatatatgtcgacctccatccccaacggacaggcagacctgcaaaaatgctcaacccttcatcatatctgagagggcactcccaacgaagcctttcgaaatattcagctttctttccccccgataatacctctgcaaacaagctatactagagcaagaatatctcatatcatcagggttaaaagcaagagtatcccatatcatgctttttccctgtcttttcttttggccttgtttttacttgcaagacaaggagaaagagagcaatcagtcagcacttggaatcaagcttccagccaggaagtgactgcctggaaccccttacctgattacttacctggcattgctctcgagtactcatcttcaacatcttatgtttccagggaagattccgcatctgcttgaggaacagatagggcaagtgcgaaggatacaaggaagcatgtggagacaagcgtaacagcacacgtgccgatacatccattactctgtcaaaagcaaaagtatcccatatcagcagggtggaacgtactctagatttgatggacttgttttgaccctcaaattcttcagtcggccttatactctggaggaaaccagaaaaccctccagctcagttcaagaataagcctgtggaaagttacttcttcaaaagcaaaagtatctcatatcatctcttctcatttttcttctctttatccttcatgctgctgcaagatggggagaaggtgaacaatcagtcggagctctgattgcttaccttgtctgtcacctctttcagcagaccccctagctcggcgacttgggagactcctactacatggtttgtatcgcgcttgaccaagcctgaaactacaagtaagcttcaagtgaaattgatacattaccttgtgcatctccaccagttaaagataccacccctgatggaggaagagtacttccagagaagatgccacatctacctatgagacagataaggcaagtcaagacgacaccacactccgatacttagaagtttcgtgattacgagatcattctcccacaatatttcctaatgtcatttgtactaaatcatttacttgtactcactaaaggagagcttgaacctatgtacttgtgtaaacccttcacaattaatgagaactcttctattccgtggacgtagccaatctgggtgaaccacgtacatcttgtgtttgctttcctatctctatccatttatatacttatccacactaatgaccggagcaatctagcgaagatcacaaaaagcgaccgttttcgctacctaggatctatcttgcaagagaacggagaattagatggagatctcaaccatagaatacgagctggatggaaagagtgcatccggcgtgttgtgtgaccgtcgtaggccactgaagctcaagggaaaattttataggacggcaataaggccaacgatgttgtatgacacagaatgttgggtggtgaagcatcaacacgtacacaaaatgggtgtagcggagatgaggatgcttcgtgggatgtgtgggcacacgagaaaggataagattgggaatgaggatatccgaggtaaagtaggagtagtcgaaattgtaggaaagatgagagaaaatcggctccggtgatttggacatgtgcaaagaaggccgactgacgctccggttcgaagatgtgactacgggacagaggttcagggccgaaggggtagaggaagacctaggaaaactttggaagagactctaagaaaagacttagagtacttggatctaacggaggacatgacacaaaacttagtgggaaaaggctttgttgttgttgttgttgttgtatatatgTACAATGTCAGGAAACATTTCTGCATGTTGGGTTTAACATTGGGATTAACATTTGCATCTGTAATTGGCTTCTTGGTGGAATTCAAGATAATCTTTCTGATTGCTATTTCATTTCTAATTCACATTGCAATATTTTATACATTGCTTTGCTTCTCTTGCTTTAGTTTGTATGTTCATTTGCCACTCCAATATGTCCCGTACACCCATCAGGCTTGAATAGGACATTTATTGGTGTTTTGATTTCTTTCTAAATAATGACATAAGGCCGTGATTCTTCTGTATCACATTAATATTTTTCactagaatatttttttttctttattgttaagatcagttcacctctcccagaccctgcgtaaagcgggagccttgtgcactgggtacgacatttttatttttattgttaagATCAGTGTCAAGATTAGATCAGTTGAGGTGGTTTGGACACGTCAAACGAAGGCCTACAgatgctccggttagaagatgtgatTACAAGATAGAGGCTCAGGGCcaaaagggtagaggaagacctaggaagacttggaaagagactCTAGGAAAAGACTTGgactacttggatctaacggaagacatggCATAAAACC
This region of Malus domestica chromosome 07, GDT2T_hap1 genomic DNA includes:
- the LOC108170489 gene encoding uncharacterized protein, producing the protein MRNIILNAFPRNMRLPDPSTPNLKIDLLAEISQSPFILSEVDAALKAKQMKADVDEYLKTRQQGSSFLTELKQKLLLLPIEAASAGTRYNVPLINSLVLYVGMQAIQQLQARTPHAQSTQTVPLIVYLVGAALDIFQTLIVDLDTEGRYPFLNAIANQLHYPNIHTHYFFFIVLYLFAESTRSKSQGYCWSV